In the genome of Bacteroidota bacterium, one region contains:
- a CDS encoding gliding motility-associated C-terminal domain-containing protein, translating to MKLKFSLLLTVLLLFMVSSVKSSHIAGAELVYRCTGGNNYAVQLKLYRDCLNGNTGAGYDNPLELYVFRSSDGSVYDTYFVPAPTWTPEIQPENWNACVATPYNICVQEGTYETTITLPPLAAGYDIGWTRCCRNNVITNFLNPECEGITFLAHVPGSALATCNSMPVFNNTPSVFLCAGETYYFDYSATDADGDSLAYAITTPFTGINSQGLGTGDGGLQPVCGSTLPPQIDALNPMGPPPYLPVQYAPGHSASNPFGPGSFASINPTTGYLAAFPANNGIYVMCVSVREYRNGNLLSENKRDFQFHVIACRPQGPAPVLTHNLSGLNTNGDTILVLAGRPFCYEFNVLDTQLPSNIEVTPLSVSFGGNGGFPPPYATIQTNGTTPPVQGTICWRPSCDYVGDLVPMIISARDVNDCPNYNIVFDTVWIRVLPPIPAPPILTSSTGSLPMIGDTIVLGVQENFCFNFTLVDTFGGGDLFAQCLLKDTLGNLLGQVQTVTTTFVGDTVFGQVCWETFCNFGRVYMFEIIGRDDYQCPPANLVTDTLYLRIPYPYNPPPLLQTDISQNVTNGDTILANVNEAFCFDIAVLDTAVLAGQGVNFIIDIYDENWIPILNNPYSYSVTGNTDSISGEICWTPRCPSVDQLIKIIVRGEQENACGLRTYDMDTVYVRVDEPFKPKPLISHDLGPNFPGNQQIDVQDDENFCFTFELRDTVTPALLLYDIEVFYANGTPFTGTLPTLTYTTLSDSLLQGTICWTVPCELANQVFEIKMVGRDSFDCRLSNTVYDSVLVAHIENPPGPLTFCNATVADNDASINLTWQATVESDVVGFVVYRKRDDQAAFVAHDTLFSTVATAYSDVIDVQADAHSYCYQMAVLDRCGNTSVVSDQICTILLDAIPVDYTSSLNWTEFVGWGNGPVEYQIWRNSPITNGFGPTFLESVSPNQFSYIDPVVNKARLCYRIIAISDGTGCAEQSQSNEVCVNFPPTLYIPTAFTPNNDGLNDYFSSFGEFVESFTLDIYDRWGKLLFRSQDVSQGWDGNLEGLPVPEGVYVFRVKVKGYNGEEMEKEGSVTLIR from the coding sequence ATGAAATTAAAGTTCAGTCTTCTCCTTACCGTGCTCCTGCTATTCATGGTAAGCTCCGTGAAGTCTTCTCATATCGCCGGTGCAGAACTTGTTTACCGCTGCACAGGCGGGAACAACTATGCTGTTCAACTCAAATTGTACCGTGATTGTCTCAATGGGAATACAGGCGCTGGATATGACAATCCATTGGAGCTCTACGTCTTCCGCAGCAGCGACGGGAGTGTTTACGATACCTATTTTGTTCCAGCACCAACTTGGACGCCTGAAATCCAACCTGAAAATTGGAATGCCTGTGTTGCCACACCTTACAATATCTGTGTGCAGGAAGGTACTTACGAAACCACCATCACCCTCCCCCCTCTTGCGGCAGGATATGATATCGGATGGACGCGTTGCTGCCGTAACAATGTGATTACCAACTTTCTGAACCCGGAATGCGAAGGCATCACCTTTCTTGCCCACGTGCCTGGTTCTGCCTTGGCGACCTGCAATTCGATGCCTGTCTTCAACAATACCCCGTCGGTATTTCTTTGTGCGGGTGAAACCTACTATTTTGACTATTCGGCGACCGATGCGGATGGCGATTCATTGGCCTACGCGATCACGACCCCGTTCACCGGAATCAATTCGCAGGGGCTTGGCACGGGCGACGGCGGCTTGCAACCCGTTTGTGGGTCAACGCTTCCGCCACAAATTGATGCTTTGAACCCCATGGGGCCTCCACCCTATCTGCCTGTTCAATACGCCCCTGGACATAGCGCAAGCAACCCTTTTGGGCCAGGGAGCTTTGCCAGCATCAACCCCACGACCGGCTATTTGGCTGCTTTCCCCGCCAACAACGGCATCTATGTGATGTGTGTTTCTGTGCGGGAATACCGGAATGGCAACCTGCTCAGCGAAAACAAACGTGACTTTCAGTTCCATGTGATCGCTTGTAGGCCTCAGGGTCCGGCGCCTGTGCTTACCCACAATCTTTCGGGCCTGAATACGAATGGCGATACGATTCTCGTGCTTGCAGGCCGTCCATTCTGCTACGAATTCAACGTGCTGGATACGCAACTGCCGAGCAACATCGAAGTCACACCTTTGAGTGTGAGCTTTGGCGGCAATGGCGGATTTCCACCTCCTTATGCGACGATTCAAACGAATGGCACCACGCCACCCGTGCAAGGAACGATTTGTTGGCGGCCATCCTGCGACTACGTCGGAGACTTGGTTCCGATGATCATCAGCGCGCGCGATGTCAACGATTGTCCCAACTACAACATCGTCTTCGACACGGTGTGGATCAGGGTGTTGCCACCGATTCCGGCCCCGCCGATCCTGACTAGCAGTACGGGTAGCCTCCCGATGATTGGCGATACGATCGTATTGGGCGTGCAAGAGAATTTCTGCTTCAACTTCACCTTGGTGGACACTTTTGGCGGAGGGGATCTCTTTGCCCAATGCCTGCTCAAGGATACGCTGGGCAATCTCTTGGGACAGGTGCAAACCGTCACGACTACCTTTGTAGGCGACACGGTTTTCGGGCAGGTTTGCTGGGAAACCTTCTGCAATTTTGGCCGCGTTTACATGTTTGAGATCATCGGGCGGGATGATTACCAATGTCCGCCGGCCAATTTGGTCACAGACACGCTTTACCTCCGCATTCCCTATCCCTATAATCCGCCTCCCCTTCTTCAGACCGATATTTCGCAGAATGTGACCAACGGAGACACCATTTTGGCCAATGTCAATGAAGCCTTCTGCTTTGACATCGCCGTTTTGGATACCGCTGTATTGGCAGGCCAAGGCGTGAATTTTATCATTGATATTTACGATGAAAACTGGATTCCCATTCTCAATAACCCATACAGCTATTCGGTTACCGGCAATACCGACAGCATTTCCGGCGAAATCTGCTGGACGCCGCGTTGCCCGAGCGTCGATCAACTGATCAAAATTATCGTTCGTGGAGAGCAGGAAAATGCCTGTGGCTTGCGCACCTATGACATGGACACGGTGTATGTGCGCGTGGACGAACCCTTCAAGCCCAAACCGCTCATCAGCCATGACCTTGGGCCCAACTTCCCGGGCAATCAGCAAATCGATGTGCAAGACGACGAGAATTTCTGTTTCACCTTCGAATTGCGGGATACCGTTACCCCGGCGTTGTTGCTGTATGACATCGAAGTCTTTTATGCGAATGGTACCCCGTTTACGGGAACGTTGCCGACGCTCACTTACACGACCTTGTCTGACAGCTTGTTGCAGGGTACGATCTGTTGGACAGTTCCCTGCGAATTGGCCAATCAGGTCTTTGAGATCAAGATGGTGGGACGCGACAGCTTTGATTGCCGCTTGAGCAATACCGTCTATGATTCCGTCCTTGTTGCACACATTGAGAATCCGCCTGGGCCGCTGACTTTCTGCAATGCGACGGTCGCGGACAATGATGCAAGCATCAATTTGACTTGGCAGGCAACGGTCGAAAGCGACGTTGTAGGCTTTGTCGTTTACAGGAAGCGGGATGACCAAGCTGCGTTTGTGGCGCATGATACGCTCTTCTCCACGGTGGCAACTGCCTATTCAGACGTCATCGATGTTCAGGCGGATGCGCATAGTTATTGCTATCAAATGGCCGTTTTGGATCGATGCGGCAATACCTCGGTGGTCTCGGATCAGATTTGTACGATTTTGTTGGATGCGATTCCGGTGGACTATACATCCTCCCTCAACTGGACCGAATTTGTCGGATGGGGCAACGGTCCTGTAGAATACCAAATCTGGCGCAATTCCCCGATTACCAATGGGTTTGGTCCGACCTTTTTGGAATCTGTTTCTCCGAATCAGTTTTCCTACATCGATCCTGTGGTCAACAAGGCGCGCCTTTGTTACCGCATCATCGCTATTTCCGACGGCACGGGTTGCGCGGAGCAAAGCCAATCCAATGAAGTTTGCGTCAACTTCCCGCCTACGCTGTACATTCCGACGGCATTTACCCCCAACAATGACGGTCTGAATGACTATTTCAGTTCGTTTGGCGAATTTGTCGAATCGTTTACCTTGGACATCTACGACCGCTGGGGCAAATTGCTGTTCCGCAGTCAGGACGTCAGCCAAGGTTGGGATGGCAATCTTGAAGGGTTGCCTGTCCCCGAAGGCGTCTATGTCTTCCGCGTGAAGGTGAAAGGCTACAATGGCGAAGAAATGGAAAAGGAAGGCAGTGTGACGTTGATTCGATAA
- a CDS encoding S8 family serine peptidase, whose translation MKKFILSLGLFLICCGVFGQSNAVSERYFVYFKDKDVSSSPIADFHPKALQRRFKSGVAFPLIEDFPVRQDYIAAVGNLVDRTRHSLRWFNAVSVEATPAQIEQVRRLPFVFAVEPFEDLEVQLAEESTDAELANGSSDSVQFHLLFNHQRNAVSMDFVEQRGLSGKGLLIAVFDAGFSGVDAHPAFAHLREKSQIKLTKDFVGGGEDVYGHSGHGTAVLSCIGGLYEGKRIGAAVDADFLLARTERNLREVKSEEDNWLAAMEWADQQGADIISSSLGYGKPRHTYADMDGQKTLVSRAAAMAVRKGILVVNSAGNEGAGKFHYISAPSDADSVLTVGASYPMLYFRMPFSSFGPNFNGVLKPEISAPGYVLAANKKGGYKPIGGTSFACPMISGLAACLMQQFPEASNMEIKQRIMEAGHSYPYFDYALGYGVFNMERALEEASPVEPTFQTAVKGDTTWFLLDPVVVNRDTATNKSGKPFSYRFVKQDGKLSSYRTILVLGGMSRFGLTSQKRTEGKLEAWFQGYYWKEGN comes from the coding sequence ATGAAAAAATTCATTCTTTCCCTTGGCCTTTTCCTGATTTGTTGCGGTGTATTTGGCCAATCGAATGCGGTTTCTGAACGCTATTTTGTCTATTTCAAGGACAAGGATGTCAGCAGTTCGCCCATCGCTGATTTCCATCCCAAGGCATTGCAACGACGTTTCAAATCCGGTGTTGCCTTTCCGTTGATCGAAGACTTTCCGGTGCGCCAAGATTATATCGCAGCGGTGGGAAACCTTGTAGACCGCACGCGGCATTCGTTGAGATGGTTCAATGCTGTTTCCGTGGAGGCCACACCTGCACAAATTGAACAAGTGCGGCGATTGCCTTTTGTTTTTGCTGTGGAGCCTTTTGAGGACTTGGAAGTGCAGCTTGCTGAGGAATCCACCGATGCCGAATTGGCCAATGGGTCCTCGGACAGCGTTCAATTTCATCTGCTCTTCAATCATCAGCGGAATGCGGTCTCCATGGACTTTGTGGAGCAGCGCGGTTTGTCTGGTAAGGGCCTTTTGATCGCTGTATTTGACGCCGGATTTTCCGGGGTGGATGCACATCCTGCCTTTGCGCACCTTCGTGAAAAGAGCCAAATCAAGCTCACCAAGGACTTTGTAGGCGGCGGCGAAGACGTTTACGGGCATAGCGGACACGGTACGGCGGTGCTCAGCTGCATCGGCGGATTGTATGAAGGCAAGCGCATCGGAGCGGCGGTGGATGCCGACTTCCTGCTCGCACGTACAGAGCGCAACCTGCGCGAGGTCAAAAGCGAGGAAGACAATTGGCTTGCGGCGATGGAATGGGCCGATCAGCAAGGTGCCGACATCATCAGCAGCAGTCTCGGTTACGGCAAACCCCGCCATACCTACGCTGACATGGATGGCCAAAAGACCCTTGTTTCGCGTGCTGCCGCCATGGCGGTGCGCAAAGGCATCCTCGTCGTGAACAGTGCAGGCAACGAAGGTGCCGGCAAATTCCACTACATTTCTGCCCCATCCGATGCCGATTCGGTCCTCACCGTCGGCGCATCCTATCCCATGCTCTACTTTCGAATGCCATTTTCCTCCTTTGGACCCAATTTCAACGGCGTCCTCAAACCCGAAATTTCCGCTCCGGGATACGTCCTCGCAGCCAACAAAAAAGGTGGGTACAAACCGATCGGCGGCACCTCCTTTGCCTGTCCGATGATCTCGGGATTGGCGGCTTGCCTGATGCAGCAGTTTCCCGAAGCCAGCAACATGGAAATCAAGCAGCGGATCATGGAGGCCGGACATTCATATCCCTACTTTGATTACGCACTTGGCTATGGGGTGTTTAACATGGAGCGGGCACTGGAAGAGGCCTCGCCTGTCGAACCCACGTTTCAAACCGCCGTCAAAGGAGATACGACTTGGTTTTTGCTCGATCCGGTCGTTGTGAACCGCGACACGGCCACCAACAAAAGCGGCAAGCCGTTCAGCTACCGTTTTGTCAAGCAAGACGGAAAGTTATCGAGCTACCGCACCATTTTGGTGCTTGGTGGGATGTCGAGGTTTGGTCTGACATCGCAAAAACGCACGGAAGGGAAATTGGAGGCGTGGTTTCAAGGGTACTATTGGAAGGAAGGAAATTGA